A genome region from Halorussus pelagicus includes the following:
- the wecB gene encoding non-hydrolyzing UDP-N-acetylglucosamine 2-epimerase has translation MSSSQPVVTFVLGTRPEIIKLSPLIRECERRSLPFSIIHTGQHYSDSLDEVFFDRLDLPDPDHNLEVGSQSQGRQTGEMIIGLDRVLASEQPEVVLVQGDTNSVLAGGIATSKLDIALGHVEAGLRSFDKQMPEEINRVVTDHVADYLFAPTENSREYLQSENVPNNQIYVTGNTIVDAVREHTELADEKSAVLSDLDLTAGEFVLLTAHRAENVDDQTRFANLLEGVARFAEQRDLPVVYPIHPRAKKRLKEFELTVSDQIQCVNPQGFLDFLKLEQSASLILTDSGGVQEEACILGTPCVTLRDNTERPETIEVKANRLAGTDPDSIVVHASAMSGRRGNWENPFGDGSASGQILETLDLELGLQTPREVDHP, from the coding sequence ATGTCCAGCAGCCAACCCGTAGTCACATTCGTTCTGGGCACCCGTCCGGAGATTATCAAACTTAGCCCACTTATCCGCGAATGTGAGCGTCGAAGCCTTCCATTTAGCATCATCCACACGGGACAGCACTATTCCGACTCGCTCGACGAAGTCTTCTTCGACCGTCTCGACCTTCCAGACCCGGACCACAACCTCGAAGTCGGTTCTCAGTCGCAGGGCAGACAGACAGGTGAGATGATCATCGGATTAGACCGAGTCCTAGCGTCGGAACAGCCTGAAGTCGTCCTGGTTCAAGGGGACACGAACTCGGTTCTAGCAGGTGGGATCGCCACCAGCAAACTCGACATTGCGCTTGGCCACGTCGAGGCTGGACTGCGGAGCTTCGACAAGCAGATGCCCGAAGAGATAAATCGAGTCGTCACCGACCACGTTGCGGACTATCTTTTCGCTCCGACCGAAAACTCACGGGAATACCTACAGTCAGAGAACGTCCCGAACAATCAAATATACGTTACCGGGAACACGATTGTAGACGCAGTACGGGAACACACTGAGCTTGCCGATGAAAAAAGTGCGGTGCTCTCTGATTTGGACCTGACCGCTGGTGAGTTCGTCCTCCTTACGGCACATCGCGCCGAGAACGTGGACGACCAAACCCGGTTCGCCAATCTTCTAGAAGGTGTCGCGCGGTTCGCCGAACAACGCGATTTGCCAGTGGTGTATCCGATTCATCCGAGGGCGAAAAAGCGGCTCAAGGAGTTCGAATTGACCGTCTCTGACCAGATTCAGTGCGTCAATCCGCAGGGTTTCCTCGACTTCTTGAAACTGGAGCAGTCGGCCAGCTTGATACTCACCGACTCGGGCGGCGTTCAGGAGGAAGCATGTATCCTGGGGACACCGTGTGTAACGCTCCGGGACAACACGGAACGCCCGGAGACCATAGAAGTCAAAGCGAACCGACTTGCCGGAACCGACCCCGACAGTATCGTAGTCCATGCCTCGGCGATGTCTGGGCGAAGAGGTAATTGGGAGAACCCGTTCGGTGATGGAAGCGCCTCTGGGCAGATTTTAGAGACGCTGGACTTGGAACTCGGCCTGCAGACGCCGCGAGAGGTGGACCACCCGTGA
- a CDS encoding nucleotide sugar dehydrogenase, translated as MTVCVHGLGYIGLPTAAVLADAGEAVLGYDASQSVRESLIDGTVHVDEPGLTDLVKRQIETGDLTIVPEPAPANVHVVCVPTPFDEDRKEPDLEYVKQCARSIAEILRPGDAVVLESTVPPGTTTNVFRPLLESSGLLAGEDFALAHCPETVLPGNILTELKQNDRVIGGVDAASCDAAIALYETFVAGDLRTTDATTAEFVKLIQNTFRDTNIAFANEVAKIAAEHEIDSRTAIELANEHPRVDILDPGPGVGGHCLPVDPWFLVQQSTRTELIETARQVNDSMVDYVIDELDECLGGLAGRQIAILGVAYKGDVDDARRSPGLDLSRKLQRRTDGRIDVRLHDPHVVDQVLNLQPLDNALDGADVTVLVTDHSDFAELRPVEIAERMDGHVVFDTKAMLNAAEWESAGLEVIKI; from the coding sequence GTGACTGTTTGTGTCCACGGACTCGGGTACATCGGCCTTCCGACCGCGGCGGTGTTGGCCGACGCCGGAGAAGCGGTTCTGGGATATGATGCGTCACAATCAGTTCGGGAGTCGCTCATAGACGGGACCGTACACGTAGACGAACCAGGATTGACCGACCTGGTCAAGCGTCAAATCGAGACGGGGGATCTCACTATCGTCCCAGAGCCTGCCCCTGCGAACGTGCACGTCGTCTGCGTACCGACGCCGTTCGACGAAGACCGCAAGGAACCCGACCTTGAGTACGTCAAGCAGTGCGCCAGGTCCATCGCAGAGATTCTTCGTCCTGGTGACGCCGTCGTCCTCGAATCGACGGTTCCACCGGGAACGACGACCAACGTGTTTCGACCGCTACTCGAATCCTCGGGTCTCCTCGCAGGCGAGGACTTCGCGCTCGCTCACTGCCCGGAGACGGTGCTCCCCGGAAACATTCTCACCGAACTGAAGCAAAACGACCGGGTAATCGGTGGCGTCGATGCAGCGTCGTGTGACGCCGCGATAGCACTGTACGAGACGTTCGTCGCTGGCGACCTGCGGACAACCGACGCCACGACTGCGGAGTTCGTGAAGTTGATCCAGAACACCTTCCGCGACACGAACATCGCGTTCGCGAATGAGGTGGCAAAGATAGCCGCCGAGCACGAGATAGACTCGCGCACTGCCATCGAACTCGCGAACGAGCATCCTCGCGTCGATATTCTCGATCCAGGGCCGGGCGTCGGCGGGCACTGCCTTCCCGTCGATCCGTGGTTCCTGGTCCAGCAATCGACCAGGACGGAGCTGATCGAGACGGCGCGGCAGGTGAACGATTCGATGGTCGATTACGTCATCGACGAACTCGACGAGTGCCTTGGCGGACTCGCCGGACGACAGATCGCTATTCTCGGCGTCGCATACAAGGGTGACGTAGACGACGCTCGTCGAAGTCCGGGACTCGACCTCAGTCGGAAACTACAGCGACGAACCGACGGTCGAATCGACGTTCGCCTCCACGACCCGCACGTTGTCGATCAGGTTCTCAACCTGCAACCGCTAGACAACGCGCTCGACGGCGCGGACGTAACCGTCCTCGTGACCGACCACAGTGACTTCGCGGAACTCCGCCCGGTAGAGATCGCCGAGAGAATGGACGGACACGTCGTGTTCGACACGAAAGCGATGCTCAATGCCGCCGAATGGGAGTCGGCGGGCCTCGAAGTAATCAAAATTTGA
- a CDS encoding sulfatase, translating into MKRNIVYVTVDSIRADHIGYAGYDEPTTPNIDELAAEGTTYSRTIANGIPTYYSFKSLLGGVRSLSHGRDIGLPRDATSLAETFDRAGYETAGFNAGNPWLTRNYGYHRGFDTFRDFMTDESDEPGVSGDTFEQLKQFCKNAVDGSDWLTDKLGFAGRLFCAINGHIPLETAETVTERATDWLARTDTDQPFFLWIHYMDPHYPWVPPSEYLTPFGDDDISTYDIGRLWHLVAHLHEDDATDVADRDLEKIRTLYDAEIRRTDTAIGRVVNELKRQGVYDETVISIVGDHGTELYDHGGFSHGPRTLFDEIVDVPLVFKGPEIPATEYDAAQLVDVPPTLASKAGLSQEAVAAFEGDDLFERRPNGVTTEVVYDYDPALEKNRDNGLLQARTRWPWKLVRNLETDETQLYHLESDPREHDEVSEAHPETVRELDAELDESRRAVARRNETLAEKRWVRERLATLRDESVV; encoded by the coding sequence ATGAAACGGAACATCGTCTACGTCACCGTCGATTCGATTCGAGCTGACCACATCGGGTACGCCGGGTACGACGAACCGACGACACCGAACATCGACGAGTTAGCCGCCGAAGGGACGACGTACTCCCGAACCATCGCCAATGGGATACCGACGTACTACTCGTTCAAGTCGTTACTTGGTGGGGTCCGGTCGTTGAGTCACGGCCGGGACATCGGACTACCGAGAGACGCGACGTCCCTCGCCGAGACGTTCGACAGAGCAGGGTACGAAACGGCTGGTTTCAACGCCGGAAATCCGTGGTTGACGCGGAACTACGGGTATCACCGGGGGTTCGACACGTTCCGGGACTTCATGACCGACGAGTCGGACGAACCCGGAGTGAGCGGAGACACATTCGAGCAACTGAAGCAGTTCTGCAAGAATGCAGTCGACGGAAGCGACTGGTTGACCGACAAACTCGGGTTCGCCGGGCGACTGTTCTGCGCGATCAACGGCCACATCCCACTCGAAACGGCGGAGACGGTCACGGAGCGTGCGACCGATTGGCTCGCCCGGACCGACACCGACCAACCGTTCTTCCTCTGGATACACTACATGGACCCACACTACCCATGGGTTCCGCCGTCGGAGTATCTGACCCCGTTCGGCGACGACGACATCTCTACCTACGACATCGGGCGGCTCTGGCACCTCGTCGCCCATCTCCACGAGGACGACGCGACGGACGTCGCGGATCGGGACCTCGAGAAGATACGCACCCTGTACGACGCCGAGATCCGACGTACCGACACGGCCATCGGACGGGTAGTGAATGAACTGAAGCGACAGGGCGTGTACGACGAGACCGTCATCAGCATCGTCGGCGACCACGGGACGGAGCTGTACGACCACGGCGGCTTCAGCCACGGTCCACGGACGTTGTTCGACGAAATAGTCGACGTGCCGTTGGTCTTCAAGGGACCGGAGATTCCGGCGACCGAGTACGACGCGGCCCAACTCGTCGACGTGCCGCCGACCCTGGCGAGTAAGGCTGGTCTCTCTCAGGAAGCCGTCGCGGCGTTCGAAGGGGACGATCTCTTCGAGCGGCGACCCAACGGCGTGACGACGGAAGTGGTGTACGATTACGACCCTGCGCTCGAAAAGAACCGAGATAACGGTCTCCTGCAAGCCCGAACGCGGTGGCCGTGGAAACTCGTTAGGAACCTCGAGACCGACGAAACCCAGCTCTATCACCTCGAATCGGATCCCCGCGAGCACGACGAGGTGAGCGAGGCCCATCCCGAGACCGTACGAGAACTAGATGCCGAACTCGACGAGTCCCGGCGGGCGGTGGCGCGCCGGAACGAAACGCTGGCCGAAAAGCGGTGGGTCAGAGAGCGACTCGCCACCCTTCGGGACGAGAGCGTGGTGTGA
- a CDS encoding heparinase II/III family protein: protein MTGSERTKKLVFKTAINKRPVQLAGVVKRKLRNAVLPQLPFDFDARYERRVPATLRPTPGPIRANSTTLRRALSNGEQRERGRKATNFANGEVTFLNRTLSFEDPSDVDADDERAGSFPRLWKLKLDAFEPTSWVTLGLPDSEEAAEALDMWIDSWLASNRIGDREGYLRRAWAPYAVSLRIVNWCRYCAWKGTEAVDEALVRATYKNALFLSNHVEWDVDGNHLVENGAALVVAGIFFEEHDQNWLEAGLDVLETVAQTQFCEDGCHFERSPMYHILVLTRLLTVLDLLSETGHSWPTELEEIASAATGFLSTIRPPDGRIPLLNDSVFGEALKLDSCLRYAESVGVTGEEPRSTLDGSGYCWLGAGKNRLLLDCGAPGPSHLLAHAHNDALSVLAWVDGDRVLTDTGCFDYKPGKRRTAARSVEGHNTVQVGEKEPADIGHRFLMAHRVEPESTYVDGSVAAVDGRYRAESGYRHRRRVYYADSWWLVEDEVTGTDDPMVSRLHIHPAVESTGMDPIELSQDGAPKGQIWPLDVGDVGRTTSEYYPRFGVAETRPVLKFTTGDGVSRYLFSAKRRSDVGLETDRDGTRTVSIDGVKYELPRKESI, encoded by the coding sequence ATGACCGGTTCCGAACGGACCAAGAAGTTGGTTTTCAAGACCGCTATCAACAAGCGCCCGGTACAGTTAGCGGGTGTCGTCAAGCGAAAACTCCGGAACGCGGTCCTCCCACAGTTACCGTTTGATTTTGACGCCCGGTACGAACGACGCGTACCTGCAACGCTACGACCGACTCCGGGCCCGATTCGGGCGAACAGCACTACCCTCCGTAGGGCACTGTCGAACGGCGAGCAACGGGAACGCGGACGAAAAGCGACAAACTTCGCGAATGGAGAAGTCACGTTCCTCAATCGGACGCTATCGTTTGAGGATCCCAGCGACGTTGACGCTGACGACGAACGGGCGGGGTCGTTCCCGCGGTTATGGAAGCTGAAGCTTGACGCCTTCGAACCGACGTCGTGGGTCACCTTGGGTTTGCCCGACTCCGAAGAGGCCGCCGAGGCCCTCGACATGTGGATCGACTCGTGGCTCGCGAGCAATCGAATCGGAGACCGGGAGGGATATCTTCGGCGCGCGTGGGCGCCATACGCGGTGTCACTCCGGATCGTGAACTGGTGTCGGTACTGCGCGTGGAAGGGGACGGAGGCCGTGGACGAGGCCCTCGTTCGCGCCACGTACAAGAACGCGCTGTTCCTCTCGAACCACGTCGAGTGGGACGTGGACGGAAACCACCTCGTCGAGAACGGGGCCGCGTTGGTCGTGGCGGGAATCTTCTTCGAAGAACACGACCAGAACTGGCTCGAAGCGGGGCTGGACGTGCTAGAGACCGTCGCCCAAACGCAGTTCTGCGAGGACGGCTGCCACTTCGAGCGAAGCCCAATGTACCACATTCTGGTACTCACGCGTCTGCTGACTGTCCTCGATCTGCTGTCCGAGACCGGACACTCGTGGCCGACAGAGCTCGAAGAAATCGCCAGTGCCGCGACCGGATTTCTCTCGACCATCCGACCGCCCGACGGTCGGATACCCCTGCTCAACGATTCGGTGTTCGGCGAGGCGCTCAAACTGGACTCCTGCCTCCGCTACGCCGAGAGCGTCGGGGTAACCGGTGAGGAGCCTCGCTCGACGCTCGACGGGTCCGGCTACTGCTGGCTCGGGGCGGGCAAGAATCGACTTTTGCTCGACTGCGGCGCGCCTGGACCGTCTCATCTCCTCGCACACGCGCACAACGACGCCCTCTCGGTGCTAGCGTGGGTCGACGGCGACCGAGTGCTGACGGACACTGGGTGTTTCGACTACAAACCCGGAAAACGTAGAACTGCGGCCCGAAGCGTCGAGGGACACAACACGGTACAAGTCGGCGAGAAGGAACCGGCGGACATCGGTCACCGGTTCCTGATGGCTCACCGGGTCGAACCCGAATCCACGTACGTCGACGGGAGCGTAGCGGCCGTCGACGGTCGCTATCGAGCTGAAAGCGGATACCGTCACCGTCGGCGGGTGTATTACGCCGACAGCTGGTGGCTCGTCGAGGACGAAGTCACCGGGACAGACGACCCAATGGTAAGTCGGCTTCACATTCATCCAGCCGTCGAATCGACCGGCATGGACCCCATCGAGCTATCCCAGGACGGGGCCCCGAAGGGCCAAATATGGCCGCTCGACGTCGGAGACGTCGGTCGGACGACGAGCGAGTACTATCCCCGGTTCGGGGTCGCAGAGACGCGACCTGTACTCAAGTTCACCACTGGCGACGGCGTTTCTCGATACCTGTTCAGCGCGAAGCGACGTTCTGATGTGGGTCTCGAAACTGACAGGGATGGGACGAGGACGGTGTCTATCGACGGCGTAAAGTACGAACTCCCGAGAAAGGAATCGATATGA
- a CDS encoding prenyltransferase/squalene oxidase repeat-containing protein: protein MNAPPLFTETIRDVRGIETTPRTDSEHLRLTMEWLYRTQDVTDCGGSTAGYNLVFGWSGPYPETTGYVVPTLYDYGEATDAMEARNRANRMASWLTTLQLDSGGFPAGVDPGPDPEPSVFNTGQIILGLVRAYHETGEERYREAARRASEWLVNVQHENGYWDRYDYRDEIHAYCSRVAWALLEVHDVTGASAFRDAAVDHLSWVVSQQRSNGWFDHCGFSPDETPFLHTIAYTIRGLLEGGALLDDEAFVSAARIAAEKLRTIQRQRGPLTGAYDSDWSGASYYCLTGNAQMAVVWSRLSELWGDDAYASAATEAVRFLKTKHRMDGPDEVRGGMKGSHPVWGPYMRLRYPNWAAKFFADALLAQMQK from the coding sequence ATGAACGCGCCACCGCTGTTCACCGAAACAATACGGGACGTTCGCGGCATCGAGACGACACCGCGAACTGATAGCGAACACCTCCGATTGACCATGGAGTGGCTGTATCGAACCCAGGATGTGACCGACTGCGGTGGCTCTACTGCGGGATACAATTTGGTTTTCGGCTGGTCCGGTCCGTATCCCGAGACGACTGGGTACGTCGTCCCGACCCTCTACGATTACGGGGAAGCGACAGACGCGATGGAGGCGCGCAACCGGGCGAATCGGATGGCGTCGTGGCTCACTACCCTCCAGCTCGACTCTGGTGGCTTTCCCGCGGGCGTCGATCCCGGCCCTGATCCGGAGCCGAGCGTCTTCAACACCGGTCAGATTATACTCGGACTCGTCCGCGCGTACCACGAGACGGGTGAGGAGCGGTACCGGGAGGCGGCACGACGGGCGAGCGAATGGCTCGTCAACGTTCAGCACGAGAACGGGTACTGGGACAGGTACGATTACCGTGACGAGATACACGCCTACTGCTCTCGCGTGGCATGGGCCCTCCTCGAAGTCCACGACGTCACGGGCGCGTCGGCGTTCCGCGACGCCGCAGTCGACCACCTCTCGTGGGTCGTGAGCCAACAACGGTCGAACGGCTGGTTCGACCATTGCGGGTTCAGTCCCGACGAGACTCCGTTCCTCCACACCATCGCGTACACTATCCGAGGGTTGTTGGAAGGCGGTGCCCTCCTCGACGACGAGGCGTTCGTCAGTGCCGCCCGAATCGCCGCTGAGAAGCTTCGCACGATCCAGCGACAGCGCGGTCCACTCACCGGGGCGTATGATTCCGATTGGTCGGGGGCGTCCTACTACTGCCTCACGGGGAACGCCCAGATGGCGGTCGTCTGGTCGCGGCTGTCCGAACTTTGGGGCGACGATGCGTACGCGAGCGCGGCTACTGAAGCCGTTCGGTTCCTCAAGACGAAACACCGGATGGACGGCCCGGATGAAGTACGAGGTGGGATGAAAGGGTCACATCCGGTCTGGGGACCGTACATGCGCCTCCGTTATCCGAACTGGGCCGCGAAGTTCTTCGCGGACGCACTGCTGGCACAAATGCAAAAGTAA
- a CDS encoding CopG family transcriptional regulator → MESDRPSIELPPEIHQQCASRIEGTEFESVDEYVTFVLEVLFEQEDDSRTVEQHANDEAMKERLESLGYM, encoded by the coding sequence ATGGAATCCGACCGCCCGTCGATCGAACTCCCACCGGAGATACACCAGCAGTGTGCCTCCCGTATCGAAGGCACGGAGTTCGAAAGCGTCGACGAGTACGTGACGTTCGTGCTGGAGGTACTCTTTGAGCAGGAAGACGACAGCAGAACCGTCGAACAACACGCCAACGACGAAGCGATGAAAGAACGGCTCGAATCGCTCGGGTATATGTGA
- a CDS encoding glycosyltransferase family 4 protein: protein MTKKTIQFYAQVDDESLLEQTSYYKFDIEVLEEIAGEHDCELRIGTSPSDLLPNADLYFAWWGTTGISPVVRSKLARTPSIVVAGGSEVVSSIPEDLSIMYSARPMWQRLVIRLCINGASVTVTPSQHMAEEARYLGATDPQVIPNCIDTEVYTPAESDSTQLPYAPDEYYLTIAKYAPSSLSRKELFTLLDGLKQAETNRPLVLAGGLVSREIYERITQYAKQIGVADQITFLTDISKEQKVELLRGARLYLQPTLHEAFGVALTEAMACETPVVSTRRGAVPEVVGDTGYYAEAGDSEDLASTIETADTDPQRVSNGIAARERVVERFSLPVRKEGLSNLVTSLL, encoded by the coding sequence ATGACGAAGAAAACAATCCAATTTTATGCCCAAGTAGACGACGAGTCCCTTCTCGAACAGACATCCTACTACAAGTTCGACATAGAAGTTCTGGAAGAGATAGCAGGCGAACACGACTGCGAGCTACGAATCGGAACATCGCCAAGTGACCTACTTCCAAATGCAGATTTGTACTTTGCGTGGTGGGGAACGACCGGCATTAGTCCCGTCGTCCGATCCAAACTCGCGAGAACACCTAGTATCGTCGTCGCTGGTGGATCCGAGGTCGTCAGCTCAATCCCCGAAGACCTCTCCATCATGTATTCAGCGAGGCCGATGTGGCAGAGGCTCGTGATCCGACTGTGTATCAATGGCGCGAGCGTTACCGTCACGCCCTCTCAACACATGGCCGAAGAGGCTCGTTATCTCGGTGCGACGGACCCACAGGTCATCCCGAACTGCATCGATACTGAAGTGTATACGCCCGCAGAGTCGGACTCGACGCAACTCCCGTACGCGCCCGACGAGTACTACCTCACGATAGCGAAGTATGCACCGAGCAGTCTCAGTCGGAAGGAGTTGTTCACACTGCTCGACGGCCTCAAACAGGCTGAGACGAACCGGCCGCTAGTACTCGCGGGTGGACTAGTCTCCCGAGAAATCTACGAACGTATCACCCAGTACGCCAAGCAGATCGGCGTCGCCGACCAGATTACGTTCTTGACCGATATCTCCAAAGAGCAGAAAGTCGAGTTGTTGCGTGGTGCTCGCCTCTACCTCCAGCCGACCCTCCACGAAGCGTTCGGCGTAGCGCTTACCGAAGCGATGGCGTGCGAAACGCCCGTCGTGAGTACGCGCCGGGGTGCTGTCCCGGAAGTCGTCGGCGACACCGGTTACTACGCCGAAGCAGGCGACTCGGAAGACCTCGCCTCGACCATCGAAACGGCCGATACCGATCCGCAAAGAGTTTCGAATGGCATCGCTGCTCGTGAACGCGTCGTCGAACGGTTCTCGCTCCCCGTCCGAAAAGAGGGGCTGTCCAACCTCGTCACGTCACTCTTGTAA
- a CDS encoding class I SAM-dependent methyltransferase, with product MKARVSAWKRGQSHDKQVYADREQPWPKETVRETLKFFGKSFEDLKGARVLEVGSGMGMIHSLDFNCEAVAIDPLTLHNKYKLSESHAELTTGIGEKLPFESNSFDVVLSYNVLDHCIDPAEVLSEISRVTRPGGELLLEVNTYEVPEIVRNSIIDALDDEHPHHFSSKNVELLITENGYEVASERLMNRFEFLQNPTVRRLGALPFRMRRYFVTGKKV from the coding sequence GTGAAAGCGCGAGTGTCGGCGTGGAAAAGAGGGCAAAGTCATGACAAACAGGTATACGCTGACAGAGAACAACCTTGGCCGAAGGAAACGGTGCGAGAGACGCTGAAGTTCTTCGGGAAAAGTTTCGAGGACCTGAAGGGTGCTCGGGTTCTCGAGGTTGGCTCGGGAATGGGTATGATTCACAGTTTAGATTTCAACTGTGAGGCTGTCGCCATCGATCCGCTAACTTTACACAACAAATACAAACTCTCCGAGAGCCACGCAGAACTTACAACTGGAATCGGTGAAAAGTTACCCTTTGAGTCGAACTCCTTTGATGTTGTTCTCTCTTATAACGTACTAGACCACTGTATAGACCCCGCAGAGGTGCTAAGTGAGATTTCAAGGGTCACACGTCCTGGTGGCGAACTATTGCTAGAGGTGAACACGTACGAAGTCCCGGAAATTGTGCGGAACTCGATAATTGATGCTCTTGACGACGAGCATCCACATCACTTCTCTTCGAAAAATGTGGAGTTGTTGATTACTGAAAACGGGTACGAAGTAGCCAGCGAGCGTCTTATGAACCGATTCGAATTTCTACAAAATCCCACTGTGAGGCGACTTGGAGCATTACCGTTCCGAATGCGACGGTATTTTGTGACTGGTAAAAAAGTCTAG
- a CDS encoding oligosaccharide flippase family protein, producing the protein MGRSITKLVSIAFLGGLIGRGLRYALNVVIARGLGTDALGVFAFGLVLMKAGSVLARFGLGSGAQKFIPIYRSDGDDAKVTGTAVLCLGIPLFAGGVVAAILYVGQDVIFAVVDVAMRSQVKLFYLGIPLFAMLMVGLAITRGLKETKYAVYSRDLGQSGFAILLIAVGVYVLDDLQYVIGGYLLSLVLGIVLVVYYLYAEGVLTPQSHPSFNTRELLVFSLPLLLSAAMQYLVSWTDIFFLGILTSATETGWYQAVFQTSVLLTLVLKSANTILPSLVSDFTHNDRDERLARVYTSVTKWVTMLTVLGFLFLCIFSKDVLNMFGTVTKETQVALVVLGAGQMITASTGVSGYFLIMSEYERLEAVNTSIVAVLNVALNFVLIQQLGLLGAAIATSMSLALVNLLRLLEVWYLLGIQPYSPRYVREFFAVGCATLVMWFGKQLLLPGVVRVFAIGGLSLIVFFAIVSVLGFDDADRILLESIE; encoded by the coding sequence ATGGGCCGTAGTATTACGAAGCTCGTCTCGATAGCGTTTCTCGGAGGGTTAATCGGTCGGGGGCTTCGATACGCACTCAACGTCGTTATCGCTCGCGGGCTCGGAACCGACGCTCTGGGGGTCTTCGCATTCGGGCTCGTCCTGATGAAGGCCGGAAGCGTCCTCGCTCGCTTCGGGTTGGGGAGTGGAGCACAGAAGTTCATCCCAATATATCGCTCCGATGGAGACGACGCGAAAGTTACGGGAACAGCGGTTCTATGCCTTGGGATACCTCTTTTCGCCGGGGGCGTAGTGGCTGCTATACTCTACGTCGGTCAAGACGTCATCTTCGCAGTCGTAGACGTGGCGATGCGGTCCCAAGTGAAGTTGTTCTATCTCGGTATTCCGCTGTTTGCAATGCTGATGGTTGGGTTGGCGATAACCCGAGGACTTAAAGAGACAAAGTATGCGGTGTATTCAAGGGACCTCGGACAGTCCGGGTTCGCCATACTTTTGATCGCCGTTGGAGTATACGTTTTGGACGACCTCCAATATGTGATTGGGGGCTATCTACTGTCGCTGGTATTGGGTATCGTTCTCGTCGTCTACTATCTCTACGCCGAGGGAGTACTTACCCCACAGAGTCACCCGTCGTTCAACACCCGCGAACTATTGGTGTTTTCACTTCCTCTCTTGCTCTCGGCCGCGATGCAGTATCTCGTATCGTGGACGGACATCTTTTTTCTCGGGATTCTGACCTCTGCGACAGAAACTGGTTGGTATCAGGCTGTGTTCCAAACGTCGGTACTGCTAACTCTGGTACTAAAGTCCGCGAACACGATACTCCCCTCGTTGGTCTCAGACTTTACGCACAACGACCGGGACGAGCGTCTGGCTCGCGTATACACGTCGGTGACCAAGTGGGTTACCATGCTCACTGTGCTCGGATTCCTTTTTCTCTGTATCTTCTCAAAGGACGTTCTCAACATGTTTGGAACCGTAACGAAGGAAACGCAGGTCGCACTCGTCGTTCTGGGGGCTGGACAGATGATCACGGCGAGTACTGGCGTCAGCGGGTACTTCCTCATCATGTCTGAGTACGAGCGTCTCGAGGCGGTCAACACGTCGATAGTTGCCGTCCTGAACGTGGCTCTCAACTTTGTCCTCATCCAGCAACTCGGCCTCCTCGGTGCTGCAATCGCCACTTCGATGTCACTGGCTCTGGTCAACTTGCTCCGACTTCTGGAAGTTTGGTACTTACTCGGAATCCAACCCTACTCGCCGAGATACGTCCGTGAATTCTTTGCGGTCGGTTGCGCGACACTGGTGATGTGGTTCGGAAAGCAACTACTCCTCCCCGGTGTCGTTCGCGTCTTCGCTATCGGTGGCCTGTCGCTCATCGTCTTCTTCGCTATCGTTTCGGTTCTCGGGTTCGACGATGCAGATCGTATCCTTCTCGAATCTATCGAGTGA